The DNA window CTGGAATTTAGAGATGCTACCCGCGCATCTATTACGAGCGCAGCTATCCGTTTGCGGCCTATTCTTATGACCAGTTTTGCCATGATGGCAGGCATGGTGCCGATGGCATCAGGTATGGGCGAGGCAGGTGAACAAACCGCGCCGCTGGGCCGGGCCGTGATCGGCGGCTTATTTGCTTCGACGCTTGCCGCCCTGTTCATTCTACCATTGGTATTTGCCTGGGTACAGGACAAGACCACTTATGAATCACCGTCATTAATGCCGGAAGAGACCACTGCTATTCAAACTTCAACGATATAAATACATGAAAACGAAAATAATCATCTTAGGCGCTGCAGCCTGTTTTTTAGCAGCCTGCTCCGGTAATGAAAAGCCGGTAGACCTGACCGGAGCGAAAGCAAGCGGTAACAAGAAATATGAGACCGGTACGATCACCGAAAAAGCTTTATCCAGCTACGCAAGGTTACCCGGACAACTAAATCCATATAACGAGGTTAACCTGTTTCCCAAAGCAAACGGTTTTGTAAAGCAGATCTTCGTTGACCGGGGTTCGCAAGTCACGAAAGGACAATTGTTAATAACCCTGGAAGCACCTGAAATGGAGTCGCAGCTACAGGCGTCTAATTCGCGCTATTTACAGGCGCAGGAAACGGCTAATGCCAGCAAGGAAAAGTATAACCGCTTGAAACAAGCCGCTGCTGAACCGGGTTCGGTATCCCCGCTGGACCTGGACAATGCCGTATCCAGGATGAAATCGGACATGGCCATTGCTAATGCTGAACGGTCCAATATGGAATCCGTTAAAACTATGCAAGGTTATCTTAAGATCTATGCGCCGTTTGACGGCACTATCGTACAGCGGAATGTATCGCCGGGTGCGTTGGTGGCGCCGGGCAAAGGCACAGACCAGCCAATGCTGGTTTTGCAGGATACCCGAAAACTGCGCTTGGAAGTAGCCATCCCAGAAGATTATGTTGATAAGGTCGACCTCAAACAAGCCGTTACCTTTACATTCAATGCGATGCCAGGCAAGAAACATACCGCGAAGATCAGCCGTTCGGCTAATGCCCTGGGCAATATGCGTTCTGAGGCAATAGAGATCGATGTTCTTAATAAGAACGGACAACTGAAACCGGGTATGTACGCGGAGGTTAATATCCCGATGCTTTCCGGTGCCAAGTCATTACTCGTGCCAAATACCGCAATTGTGCGATCTACCGAGCGGGAATATGTGATTACGGTGAGAGACGGTAAGGCGAAACTGGTCGATATCAAAGAAGGACTTGCAGGCAAAGACTCTACGGAAGTTTTCGGCGCTTTGGTGCCGTCTGACCGTATTGTTACCAAAGCCGGCGACGATATTAAAGACGGTACGGTTATCAATTAACTATCTAACCAACATGACCGATTAGCGCGGCCATGTTGGTTTTTAATTTTAAACACGGATAATGTGATAGTGCCCCTAATAATCAAATTCGCTAACTCCACAACTCATCCCCATATAATCATGCAATATTATAAACATGATTGTGGGCTATATTCCAAAATATCTGCAATTTAGTAAGTTGCGTAGAGCGCCTGAAGAAGTGGTTATTTACCAACCAACTGTTATTTTACAGATTTTAAGTTTTTAAACGTATCGTCAGGCGATAGTAATTAAATCAGAATCGGAACAAGTTTTGTTATGTTGTTTGAAAAGTGCTATGTCTAAAAGAATACTCGTAATTGATGATGACGAGGATATTCTGGAAATCCTGAATATCGTTTTCCGGGAAGAAGGTTATGATGTCGTATTGTCAAATACGGGGGAAGCCGCACAGCATATCCATATCATTCACCCTGACATCATCTTACTGGATGTTCGCATTGAAGGTTCCGCAAAGAGAGGTAACGAAATATGCGCGGAAATTAAACAGAAGTATAGAGAAAAAAAAATGCCGGTCATTTTGGTATCAGCGGAAACAGATCTGGAGATGCTGGCTAATGAATGCGGCGCGGATTTTTACATCAATAAACCTTTCGACATTTTTCAAATGCTTTCTCACGTTAAAAAGTTTCTTGTTTGAAGTTCCTATATAGTTGAAAGAGTAACTGATTTCGCTTTATTAACATTTGGCGGGATTATTTATATTTGACGTTTAAGCTGATCCGATGGAAGAAAATCCCAAAAATCCGAACCTCGATAATAAAATTAGTTTTGGCCCGAAAAAAATAAAAAAGTTTTTCGTTAATAATCTGGATAAGATCTACGCGGCTAAAACACACCTGGTAAGCCACCTACCGCAAATATCGAACGAAGCACACTTTTCCGATCTCCGCCATGCAATACTGGAAACCATAGAGGACGTTGAAAAGCAAATAGCGAGAATGGAAATTGTTTACAATATGCTGGATGCTGAAATAACACAAGGCAACTGTAGCGGATTAGCCGGACTTGTAGATGATGCTTTTGCTGATATTAAACTACACAGTTCCGAGCCCGAACTTCGGGATTTATCCATCGCGTTTTATATGCAAAACATTGAAAGCATGGAAATGGCATCTTTCCAGGTTTTACAAATGGCCGCCGTTAAGTTGAAAAACAAACAGATCAAGCAATTGATCAAAGAAAATTATGATGAAGCTAAAGCAGACCGTACCTTGTTGCTGCTGATTACCGCTAAATATATTATCTCCAAAGAATAATTTGAACCTGTTGTTTATAAAGGAAGTGTGAATTTAAAAGTACTTCCTTTTCCGATCTCGCTTTCCACCCAAATCTTCCCGCCGTGCTTTTGAATGATCTCGGAGCATAAGTAAAGACCGATACCAAAGCCAGCGATCTTTTCTGTCTCTTTACTTTCTACGCGGTAATGGGGCAAAAAAAGCTAATCAATGTCTTCCTGTGCTATACCAAGACCATGATCTGTCACATTTACCTCAACGGCTTCGTCGTGTACGACACAAGCTATTTCAATTGGGGCAGATTTATCAGAATATTTGGCGGCGTTGCTTAACAGGTTTACCAGTACTTGCTCTATTTTATCACGGTCGGCATTGATGTGGATTAAATTACAGGGAGCCATAGCAATGCTGTGGGTAGACGTGATGAACAAAGTCTCTTCAACTACTTCATTGATCAGTTCGTTCAATATAAATTCAATCTTATTCAGGTGGATCTTTCCGGCCTCTGCACCTGACAGGTTAAGCAGGCTATTGATCATGTTGAGCATTTTCCTAACCTGCTTGTCTACTTTGGATAAAGCCCCGATGGTGAAGTTATCTTTCTGCTTTTTAGCCCAGTTATTCAACATCTGAACATAAGCCTTCAAGGCGGTAAGCGGTGTTTTCAGCTCATGGCTTGCCATACCTATAAATTTACTTCTGCGGAGGTCATTCTGTTTTTGTTCAGTAATGTCCATTACAATTCCGGAAAAATAACTAATACTAACGTCCTGAGTGCTGAACCCGCCGGTAACGCTTAACCATCTGTTTTTATGATCGCGACGACCGTTTACGAGGTATTCTACGTAAAGATTATGCTGGTTTTTAAAGGCGTTTTCAAACGCTTTTAGAACGCTTTCTCTTTGTTTATCTGCCACTTGCGACATAGCATCTTCAAAGGACATTTCCTCTTCAGGTAAGAACCCGAATAATTCTTTAGTGCGTTTTGAAGGTAAAAAGTTTCTCGTGGCTACATCAATGATCCAGGTACCGACATTGGCGGATTCAAGGGCGACCTGCGCTATATCTAAAGCCTGAAAGGAGGGATTAGGATTATTATCTTTCGAAAATTCACTTTCGGCAATATTATTCATTGTTGTAATCTAATAGGTTTCCTGGTATAAAAATACTTGTTTTCTGACAACCTACCAGGCGAACCAGGAACTTGGTATAGGACACAATTATAAAAACGATTACAAAATCGGCAATGTAAACCAAAAGGCGCTCCCTATGCCGATTACACTGTCTACTCCAATTGTCCCGTTATGTTTTTTAATGATTTCGGAACATATGTAAAGTCCAAGCCCCAAACCTGTATAGCTGTTCCCACTGTGATCAACCCTGTAATAACGGTCAAATAGTGATGGTAGGTTTTCCGCTGGGATGCCATCGCCCTTATCAATGACTGAAACTTTCACTATTTCGGCAAACCGCTCAACGCGAACTATAATTTCTTTTGATTCAGGCGCATATTTAATAGCGTTAGTAACAAAATTAGTGACAACCTGCTCGATGCGGGAAAAGTCTGCATATATCTCTAATATGGCATCACCCTCAACTTTACATTTAAAGGCGCTATCTCTAAGCAGGGTATCACAACACTCAGTTATTGCGGTTAACAAATTATATTTTTGGGTGCTAATTTGAAGTTGACTTTCATTTACGCTGCTTGTATTTAATAGATCATTAATAAGCGTGTATACTTTATCTAAACTTTTATTAGCCTGCATGATCAGCTTAGCTAGCATGACCGGAGAAGGATTACTTTTCATCCTGTCTAATAATTGCAGGGAGGCCCTGAGACTGGTAATGGGGGTTTTTAGCTCGTGACTGGCAATGTTTATAAAATCGTCTTTTTGCTGCTGCATTAATCGCAATTCCTGTATATCAGTAGCAGTACCGACCCATTGCAGTAATTTACCTTCTCTATTTTTTATAGGCATCAAACGGATAAGATGCCATCTGTAAACGCCATCTGCGCGTTTGCCACGTATTTGGAATTCACCGCCTTCAAGGTTTTTGTGGAGATTGTTAAACTGATTTAAGCACGATTCCAAGTCCTCCGGATGAATTACTTTTACAAATCCATCTACCCTGCTTTGCGTAATGTCCAATCCAGTATAATCGTACCACCGCTGATTATAAAAGTCAACTTTACCTTTGGTCGTGATTGTCCAAGCGATTTGTGGAATAGTTTCCATCATGTTGCGGAAACGACTTTCGCTTTCTGCTAATGCTTTAGTGCGTGAGGCAACCCGGTTCTCCAGTTCCAAATTTAATTGAGATAACTCCTGATTGACCGATCTGACCTTTTCTTTCTCTTCAATGAGCAATTCATTCGACCTGATTAAACGCTGTGCGCTCTTCTCTTTTTCTTCGTTTTGAAAAAGGAGTTCACGATTGGCACTCACCAACTCGGTTGCCTGCGTTTTTAATTTTTCATCAGCGAGTAATTTTTCCAGTCTTATTTCAGTGTCCTTCAATGCACGCTGTATTTTTGCAGGAAGCGCGAAGAGGTTGTTTTTTGAGACAAAATCTGTTACGCCGCTATTTATAAGGCTAACAGCATTTTCTTCTCCGATAATACCGGAAACTACAATAAATGGGAGCAACGGGCGAACGCTTTGTTTGATATCAAAGGCAGTAACCGCGTCGAATGATGGAAGGGCGAAGTCTGAAAGGATAAGATCGGGATTAAAGCTTTCAAGGGCCTGCTCATAATCTATACGGTTTTGAACAACTTTGGAGGTAAAACGGATACCTGACCTTTTCAACTCACGGCAAAGCAGATCAGCATCCGAATCATTATCTTCAAGAATCAGAATTTTAGGATCGGTTATCATTGCGGCTATCTTTTCAGATGCGAGTATTTTATCAACATTTACAGGCATTTTTTACTTGTCTAATGCGCCGGCTGGCTCAGGATCATCCAGTATAAACCGATTTCCTTAATTGCGTTAAAAAAGTTGTCGCTATCTACCGGTTTAACGATATAACTATTAGCACCGAGTTCAAAGCATTTTTCTATATCCGGGCCTTCATTTGATGAAGTGAGCATAACCACTGGAATTGATTTGAGATCCGGGTCTGATTTAACGGTTTCCAGTACCTGGATACCTGATACTTTTGGCATTTTAAGGTCAAGCAGAACGAGTTTTGGGTATTGCTTGTTACTACGTCCCGCATAAATACCCCGGCAATATAAAAAATCAAGTGCCGCCGCACCATCTACAACATGGTGAAGTTTATTGGAAAAACCACTTTTGGAAAGTGCCCTTATCGTTAATATAGCATCATCAGAGCTATCCTCCACAAATAAAATTTCAACATCATCATAATTCATATATACTATTCTTTAAATTAATTTTGGTAAAGTAAAATAAAAGCAGGTACCTTCATTTAAAACCGATTCCGCCCAAACTTTACCTCTGTGCCTGTTTACGATCTTCTGCACAATGGCCAGCCCAATTCCGGTTCCTTCAAATTCTTCCTGCGAATGTAAGCGCTGAAATACGCCAAATAATTTATCATAGTACTGCATGTCGAACCCCGCACCGTAATCCCGCACAGAATAAACAACCATACTGTCATTCTCGTAAGCACTGATTTCTATTCGAGTTATTGGCTTATGCCTGGAATATTTAACTGCATTCGAAATTAAGTTAACCCACACTTGCTTAATTAAGGACTTATCTCCTTTAGCAGACAGGAGATCACTTATAATGAAGACAGGAACATTCTCCCCTTCATCAAAAATCAACTCGTCCCTTACAGTTTGTACAAGATCATTCATCGATACTTCAGAAACGGTAACCTGTTTTCTTCCCAGTTTAGAGAAAGCAAGCAGATCATCAATGAGCACCCCCATTTTTTTGGAGTTGTTTATGATAGATAGTAAAATTTTGTTCCCCTCGTCATCAAGCCTATCGGCATAGTCTTCAGCAAGTATCCTGGTATAGCCGTTAATGGCTCTAATCGGAGCTCGTAAATCATGAGATACCGAATATGAAAATGAACCTAACTCTTTGTTAACTGCTTCTAACTCGGCGGTACGATCAATTACCTTTTGCTCTAATTCTTCATTCAATTTACGAATATCATCCTCCGCCTTTTTTAACTCTCGATTCGCTGTTATAAGTTCATATGCCCGCTTTTCCTTTTCTGAATTTTGAAAAGCCAGCTCCTTATTGGCAATAATCAATTCTGCCGCACGGCGTTCTTTTTCTTCATTTTGAAAAGCAAGCTCTTTATTTGCAACAACCAATTCAGCTGCGCGTAGCTCTTTCTCTTCATTTTGAAAGCGAAGTTCTTTGTTAGCAATAATTAGTTCGGCTGCACGGTCTTCTTTTTCCTGATGTTGAAAAGCTATTTCTCTGTTGGCAATAGATAATTCATCTGAAGCGGTTTTTTTCATACCCTAAACTTGCAATCTTTAAAAATGATTATTTACAGGATAATAGCGGTGGAAAAGCCCCTGATATATAAGCTTATAAAGCTAACATAATATCCCGGTTATCATTCTAAACGTCACAACCAATGTCAATAATTGCATATTAGTACACTAACTTGATGAGGGATACAGCGAAATTCTATAAAGAGACTAATTTAAAGTGATCAGCTTTTTTAACTAAGAGTTTAGACATGCCGAAAACGGTAGATGCATTACAGCCCCCCAATATTACAAACCAAACTTAATAACACCAAGTGGCTTTTTCCTATAGCTTTTAAAAATCCGATCCCAAAGAGGGAATATCGAACCATAGTTGGAATTCGTCTCAACAATAATATTCGAGTGATGTATCCGGTGCATTAAGGGGCTAATGATTAATTTTCTCAAAACAAAATCTACCCTTTCATTGACCTTGATATTGGAGTGTACCAGCAAAACAACGGGAAAAAACAAAATTCCGTAGGCAAACAAGCCCGTCACAGTTGCACCTATCAATGTGAGAAATATCGCTTTCGCGATCACAGAGAAAAAAAGCTCTACCGTATGAAAACGGACTGCAGTTGTCGTATTCATACTTTCATCTTCATGATGAAATTTGTGAAATCTCCAAAGCATGGGTATCCGATGATTGACGCGGTGCCACCAGTACACAAAAAGGTCAATACAAAGTATTTGAAAAACAACGGACAGTAAGTTAGGTAATTTGGAGAAAGGAATCATCCCAAAATGGTTTGCGGAAGCATATACCATCAGCTTTTGTAAATAATATCCGCTTAAAAATGAAAACAGAAGGTTAACCAAACCCACCATGATGTTTTTCAAATCATGATTAGTTTTCAATAACTCTTGTCGTTGCGGAAAGAGATATTCCACAAGATAGGTTAGCAAAAACACAAAGCCAACTGCCACTGGCTGTAAAATATTATTCATGCAGAATAAATGTTTTGTCTCATAAAATCAAATGGTTCATGGAATTATTTTAAACTTCATAAATCCATTTTTAAGGTATATCTTCAATTCTTAAATTTACGATGAAATACTATTAAAGGGTTTTATTAGCTTAAAAACAGGACTGTATTTTGTAATTTAAAAAGCCGCCCTCTAATAAACAACGTATATCTTTTATAATTAAACGAACCATGGATAATTATCTTGATGAAACGGTCAACTTATATCGCAATGCCGCATTAAAACCTGATGTTGGCCTTTGCTGTACCACAACTCCTATGAACTCCTTTCCTGGCTTGGAGATACCTAAGATCATGCAGGAAATGAATTATGGATGCGGCTCCATAGTTAGCGCTAATGACCTGGCTAACGAACCAAAGATCCTGTATGTAGGTGTAGGAGGCGGTATGGAACTGTTGCAGTTTTCTTATTTCAACAGAAACGCGCAAGGTGTGATCGGGGTAGATATTGTGGACGAAATGCTTCAAAGCTGCGCTGCCAACCTGATTGAAGCTGAGCACATGAACCCGTGGTTTAAAAAAGAATTTATTGATCTGCGTAAGGGTTCTGCCTTGGCGTTACCTGTAGCGGATAATTCTATAGACGTAGCCGGGCAAAACTGCCTGTTTAATATTTTTAAGGAGAGTGACCTCAAACAAGCATTAACCGAAATATACCGGGTATTAAAACCAGGTGGTAGATTAGTGATGTCTGATCCGGTGTGCAACCAGCCCATGAATGAAGCATTACGTAACGACGACAGGTTAAGGGCTTTATGCCTTACCGGTTCGTTAACATTAAATGACTATATCAAAAGCATAACTGACATCGGCTTTGGAACCATAGAAATAAGAGCTAAAAGGCCATACCGCATTTTGGCTCCCGGACAATACCCTACTGAGGAATTGCTTTACATTGAGAGCGTGGAAGTCTGTGCCATTAAAGACTCTATGCCTGCCGATGGCCCTTGTGTATTTACCGGTAAAGCGGCTATCTATTATGGTGAAAAGGAATATTTTGATGATGAAAAAGGCCATGTTTTAATGCCTAACCAGCCTTTAGCTGTTTGTGATAAAACAGCCGGGAACTTAGCAGCATTGAATCGTGATGATATTTTTATATCAAACTCCACGTGGTTTTATGACGGTGGTGGCTGCTGCTAATTAATCCATCCGATGAAAATATTTATCACGGGCGTTACCGGTTACATCGGGCAAAAACTGGCCTTACAGCTGGCGGGTGACGGGCATACTATACATGCGCTTGTCCGTGATCAACAAAAAGGTAAATCGTTATTAGATCATCCTAATATCCTCTTATTTACCGGAGATATTTTAGATCCTGATTCCCTGCTAAGTGCTATGGCTGGTTGTGAGCAGGTTTATCACCTGGCTGCATTGGCCTCGGTGTGGCATCGGGATCCCCAAAGCTTTCATATCATCAATGTTAAAGGCCTTCAAAACGTTTTAGATGCCTGTTTGCAATTGGGTATTACAAACGTCCTATTCACATCTACTGCGGGGGTTGTGGGAGATTCAGTAGATGGTAAACCCGTGTGCGAATTGACCAACCCTAACCCCAAACTGGAAACCTTGTATGAGCAAAGCAAGGTGGAAGCCGAAAAGCTTCTGAAAAGCTATATTCCTAAAGGTATCCGTGGTATCATTGTTAACCCCAGCCGGGTTTATGGCCCAGGCATATTAACCGAGAGTAACGGCTTTACCCGTTTGATGAAAATGTATATTAACGGACAATGGAAGATCAAACCCTGCAACGGCAAAAGCATTGGCAATTACGTTTACATAGATGATACGATCAACGGGCTGATAGCCGCGATGGAAAAAGCAAAGCCCGGTGAGCGTTATTTATTAGGTGGCGTTAATGCCACCTACAATGACTTTTTCGGCTTGGTAGATGAGTTAACAGGGGTAAAGAGGAAAATGTACAATGTTCCCTTGCGGGTGATGCTGTTCCTGTCGCGTGTACAGGTGATGATGGCTCAATTGTTTGGAAAACAACCGATGATCACCCCCCCGTTTGTACGCAAATACAACAAAGATTGGATCGTTAGCTCTCAAAAAGCAGAACAGGAAATAGGCTATACAATAATGCCTTTACGCGAAGGTGTAAGCAAAACGCTCGACTGGCTTAATCAACCTGTTTAATAGCCGTAGCCAGTTCATCATAAGTATATGCCGCTTCGTGAAATCTTTTTTTTCCGTTCTTTACAATTAAGGTTCCCGGTAATGCGCCGGACCAGTCAGGGCTTATTTTTTCATTATATGAATTTGGTGCTTCGTTCAGCAGGTAAATTTCGCCG is part of the Mucilaginibacter terrenus genome and encodes:
- a CDS encoding sensor histidine kinase, coding for MKKTASDELSIANREIAFQHQEKEDRAAELIIANKELRFQNEEKELRAAELVVANKELAFQNEEKERRAAELIIANKELAFQNSEKEKRAYELITANRELKKAEDDIRKLNEELEQKVIDRTAELEAVNKELGSFSYSVSHDLRAPIRAINGYTRILAEDYADRLDDEGNKILLSIINNSKKMGVLIDDLLAFSKLGRKQVTVSEVSMNDLVQTVRDELIFDEGENVPVFIISDLLSAKGDKSLIKQVWVNLISNAVKYSRHKPITRIEISAYENDSMVVYSVRDYGAGFDMQYYDKLFGVFQRLHSQEEFEGTGIGLAIVQKIVNRHRGKVWAESVLNEGTCFYFTLPKLI
- a CDS encoding ATP-binding protein, translated to MPVNVDKILASEKIAAMITDPKILILEDNDSDADLLCRELKRSGIRFTSKVVQNRIDYEQALESFNPDLILSDFALPSFDAVTAFDIKQSVRPLLPFIVVSGIIGEENAVSLINSGVTDFVSKNNLFALPAKIQRALKDTEIRLEKLLADEKLKTQATELVSANRELLFQNEEKEKSAQRLIRSNELLIEEKEKVRSVNQELSQLNLELENRVASRTKALAESESRFRNMMETIPQIAWTITTKGKVDFYNQRWYDYTGLDITQSRVDGFVKVIHPEDLESCLNQFNNLHKNLEGGEFQIRGKRADGVYRWHLIRLMPIKNREGKLLQWVGTATDIQELRLMQQQKDDFINIASHELKTPITSLRASLQLLDRMKSNPSPVMLAKLIMQANKSLDKVYTLINDLLNTSSVNESQLQISTQKYNLLTAITECCDTLLRDSAFKCKVEGDAILEIYADFSRIEQVVTNFVTNAIKYAPESKEIIVRVERFAEIVKVSVIDKGDGIPAENLPSLFDRYYRVDHSGNSYTGLGLGLYICSEIIKKHNGTIGVDSVIGIGSAFWFTLPIL
- a CDS encoding response regulator, with the protein product MSKRILVIDDDEDILEILNIVFREEGYDVVLSNTGEAAQHIHIIHPDIILLDVRIEGSAKRGNEICAEIKQKYREKKMPVILVSAETDLEMLANECGADFYINKPFDIFQMLSHVKKFLV
- the arsM gene encoding arsenosugar biosynthesis arsenite methyltransferase ArsM codes for the protein MDNYLDETVNLYRNAALKPDVGLCCTTTPMNSFPGLEIPKIMQEMNYGCGSIVSANDLANEPKILYVGVGGGMELLQFSYFNRNAQGVIGVDIVDEMLQSCAANLIEAEHMNPWFKKEFIDLRKGSALALPVADNSIDVAGQNCLFNIFKESDLKQALTEIYRVLKPGGRLVMSDPVCNQPMNEALRNDDRLRALCLTGSLTLNDYIKSITDIGFGTIEIRAKRPYRILAPGQYPTEELLYIESVEVCAIKDSMPADGPCVFTGKAAIYYGEKEYFDDEKGHVLMPNQPLAVCDKTAGNLAALNRDDIFISNSTWFYDGGGCC
- a CDS encoding efflux RND transporter periplasmic adaptor subunit, which gives rise to MKTKIIILGAAACFLAACSGNEKPVDLTGAKASGNKKYETGTITEKALSSYARLPGQLNPYNEVNLFPKANGFVKQIFVDRGSQVTKGQLLITLEAPEMESQLQASNSRYLQAQETANASKEKYNRLKQAAAEPGSVSPLDLDNAVSRMKSDMAIANAERSNMESVKTMQGYLKIYAPFDGTIVQRNVSPGALVAPGKGTDQPMLVLQDTRKLRLEVAIPEDYVDKVDLKQAVTFTFNAMPGKKHTAKISRSANALGNMRSEAIEIDVLNKNGQLKPGMYAEVNIPMLSGAKSLLVPNTAIVRSTEREYVITVRDGKAKLVDIKEGLAGKDSTEVFGALVPSDRIVTKAGDDIKDGTVIN
- a CDS encoding response regulator, with the translated sequence MNYDDVEILFVEDSSDDAILTIRALSKSGFSNKLHHVVDGAAALDFLYCRGIYAGRSNKQYPKLVLLDLKMPKVSGIQVLETVKSDPDLKSIPVVMLTSSNEGPDIEKCFELGANSYIVKPVDSDNFFNAIKEIGLYWMILSQPAH
- a CDS encoding DUF892 family protein produces the protein MEENPKNPNLDNKISFGPKKIKKFFVNNLDKIYAAKTHLVSHLPQISNEAHFSDLRHAILETIEDVEKQIARMEIVYNMLDAEITQGNCSGLAGLVDDAFADIKLHSSEPELRDLSIAFYMQNIESMEMASFQVLQMAAVKLKNKQIKQLIKENYDEAKADRTLLLLITAKYIISKE
- a CDS encoding NAD-dependent epimerase/dehydratase family protein, translated to MKIFITGVTGYIGQKLALQLAGDGHTIHALVRDQQKGKSLLDHPNILLFTGDILDPDSLLSAMAGCEQVYHLAALASVWHRDPQSFHIINVKGLQNVLDACLQLGITNVLFTSTAGVVGDSVDGKPVCELTNPNPKLETLYEQSKVEAEKLLKSYIPKGIRGIIVNPSRVYGPGILTESNGFTRLMKMYINGQWKIKPCNGKSIGNYVYIDDTINGLIAAMEKAKPGERYLLGGVNATYNDFFGLVDELTGVKRKMYNVPLRVMLFLSRVQVMMAQLFGKQPMITPPFVRKYNKDWIVSSQKAEQEIGYTIMPLREGVSKTLDWLNQPV
- a CDS encoding sterol desaturase family protein, which translates into the protein MNNILQPVAVGFVFLLTYLVEYLFPQRQELLKTNHDLKNIMVGLVNLLFSFLSGYYLQKLMVYASANHFGMIPFSKLPNLLSVVFQILCIDLFVYWWHRVNHRIPMLWRFHKFHHEDESMNTTTAVRFHTVELFFSVIAKAIFLTLIGATVTGLFAYGILFFPVVLLVHSNIKVNERVDFVLRKLIISPLMHRIHHSNIIVETNSNYGSIFPLWDRIFKSYRKKPLGVIKFGL